In a genomic window of Gloeocapsopsis dulcis:
- a CDS encoding MotA/TolQ/ExbB proton channel family protein, which produces MGISNLFVAGGIVMWPLLGFSVLAIALIIERIAFWARVNRRQGRVVRDVLNLYRKDNVVGAIDKLKQNADLPMARIFLAALELEQPTPEEFRLALESEAQAEIPHLKRFNTVFDTVISLSPLLGLLGTVLGLINSFASLNLGDLGGTQTAGVTSGISEALVSTAAGLVVAIFTLFFANTFRGLYQRQAALIQEYGGQMELLYRRNYEQRERTYAPAR; this is translated from the coding sequence ATGGGAATAAGTAATCTATTTGTAGCAGGCGGCATTGTGATGTGGCCGCTGCTAGGGTTTTCTGTACTAGCAATCGCGCTAATTATCGAGCGGATTGCTTTTTGGGCAAGAGTTAATCGTCGTCAAGGTCGAGTGGTGCGAGATGTATTGAATCTCTACCGCAAAGACAATGTGGTCGGTGCTATTGATAAACTGAAGCAAAATGCCGATTTGCCTATGGCGCGGATTTTTTTAGCAGCACTCGAACTCGAACAACCAACTCCTGAAGAATTTCGTCTTGCTTTAGAAAGCGAAGCCCAAGCAGAAATTCCACACCTCAAACGGTTTAATACAGTATTTGACACAGTTATCAGTCTCTCCCCGCTTTTAGGTCTTTTGGGGACAGTTTTGGGTTTAATTAACTCTTTTGCTTCGCTTAATTTAGGCGATCTTGGTGGTACACAAACAGCGGGTGTCACTTCAGGGATCAGTGAGGCGTTAGTATCAACAGCTGCAGGACTTGTCGTTGCCATTTTCACGCTGTTTTTTGCTAATACCTTTCGAGGACTTTATCAACGTCAAGCAGCGTTGATCCAAGAATATGGCGGACAAATGGAATTACTCTATCGCCGTAACTACGAACAAAGGGAGAGAACTTATGCGCCTGCCAGATGA
- a CDS encoding ExbD/TolR family protein has protein sequence MRLPDEPESVATINIVPMIDVIFAILTFFIMSTLFLTRSQGLPVNLPKATTTQVQRSSTITVTLNNQGQIALNRQPVDLAALEGRVSGLIAPNQEAVVILNADEQVNHGQVIAVMDRIRRVPGAKLAIAAQRP, from the coding sequence ATGCGCCTGCCAGATGAACCAGAAAGCGTTGCTACAATCAACATCGTACCGATGATCGATGTAATTTTCGCAATTTTGACATTTTTCATTATGTCTACTTTGTTTCTGACGCGATCGCAAGGATTACCAGTCAATTTACCAAAAGCAACAACAACACAAGTACAGCGCTCCTCTACAATTACGGTGACATTAAATAATCAAGGTCAAATAGCACTAAATCGTCAACCCGTTGATTTAGCTGCCTTGGAAGGAAGAGTTTCTGGCTTAATTGCACCTAATCAAGAAGCCGTTGTGATACTCAATGCAGATGAACAAGTTAATCACGGTCAAGTCATTGCTGTTATGGATCGAATTCGTCGAGTTCCTGGAGCAAAACTGGCGATCGCTGCACAAAGACCGTAA
- a CDS encoding M56 family metallopeptidase, giving the protein MHLLIILVALGVAWSLRHLPVLETRNWRQRFERTLFLFLFPPLLLLMTAIAVLCMGPQGQMVGLRVGWLSYILVSLCLGVAAVLCIKLGWQGWQSIRRARQCPKIDLEGKDIRILDTEALFAAQIGFWQPELIVSQGLLQISPAHLHSVLTHEQAHYYYRDTFWFFWLSWIRDCTAWLPNTDALWQELLVLRELRADHWAAQQGDPLLLAESLLMVVGHHVLESDIFCAALASSQVGDRLEQRIDALLSQPEEIAKPNLQSWSWFLCAFLPLLTVALHS; this is encoded by the coding sequence ATGCACCTACTCATTATCTTAGTAGCGCTAGGAGTTGCTTGGTCGTTAAGACATTTACCTGTGTTAGAAACAAGAAATTGGCGACAGCGCTTTGAACGTACGCTATTTTTGTTTCTGTTTCCCCCCTTATTGCTATTGATGACAGCGATCGCTGTTTTGTGCATGGGACCGCAGGGACAAATGGTAGGATTGAGAGTAGGTTGGTTGAGCTATATCTTGGTATCGTTGTGTTTAGGAGTTGCTGCCGTTCTCTGCATAAAACTAGGTTGGCAAGGCTGGCAATCGATTCGCCGCGCGCGACAATGCCCTAAAATAGACCTTGAAGGTAAGGACATTCGTATTCTCGATACAGAAGCTTTATTTGCTGCACAAATTGGCTTTTGGCAACCTGAATTAATTGTCAGTCAAGGATTACTGCAAATTTCACCAGCACATTTACATTCTGTATTAACTCACGAGCAAGCACACTATTATTATCGAGACACGTTTTGGTTTTTCTGGCTTAGTTGGATTCGAGATTGCACGGCTTGGCTACCAAATACTGATGCATTGTGGCAAGAATTGTTGGTATTAAGAGAACTGCGTGCAGATCATTGGGCTGCACAACAAGGCGATCCGCTACTACTGGCTGAATCTTTACTTATGGTAGTCGGTCATCATGTGTTGGAATCAGATATTTTTTGTGCTGCATTGGCTTCTAGTCAAGTAGGCGATCGCTTAGAACAAAGAATTGATGCGCTACTATCACAGCCTGAAGAAATAGCAAAACCAAACTTACAATCTTGGAGTTGGTTTCTCTGCGCGTTTTTACCACTATTAACAGTAGCTCTGCACTCATAA
- a CDS encoding BlaI/MecI/CopY family transcriptional regulator produces the protein MSPLPDYSPKQLSLGPLEAEILNIIWELGSVTVKDVHDRILSDPNRELAYTSVTTVLRRLTDKGWLACDKKAKAFYWRPLVTKQQAQVIKAHDQLHRFLAVGNPDVVAAFADSLDQTSLEKLQAIAQRIQAARQAREEK, from the coding sequence ATGTCTCCATTGCCTGACTACAGTCCAAAACAACTATCGCTTGGTCCATTAGAGGCAGAAATTTTAAATATTATTTGGGAACTTGGTTCTGTCACTGTTAAAGATGTCCACGATCGCATCTTGAGCGATCCCAATCGCGAATTGGCTTATACTTCTGTCACTACAGTATTGCGACGCTTGACTGATAAAGGTTGGTTAGCGTGCGATAAAAAAGCAAAAGCGTTCTATTGGCGTCCTTTAGTGACAAAACAGCAAGCACAAGTCATTAAAGCACACGATCAGTTGCATCGGTTTTTGGCTGTGGGTAATCCTGATGTTGTTGCTGCTTTTGCTGATAGTCTCGATCAAACCAGTCTAGAAAAATTACAAGCGATCGCCCAACGTATCCAAGCTGCACGTCAAGCACGGGAGGAGAAGTAA
- a CDS encoding TonB-dependent receptor plug domain-containing protein, which yields MKISFSLFWITLLNLAFTTFALTAVAEETQQSLNNTISKTTLLKLLRQYRSNIPQLSEVKQPHTRAELLTQQLPTINSPSEPIIVDDEILIEVEGVRDTFPTTSTPIYEFTEEDIQRQRPNSLAEVLRNLPGFAINDVGFGADIHTGTFYRGNSINQSVFLLNGRPINTNISTYHGNIDLNSIPVDAIERVELSSGTSSTLYGSEAFGGVVNIITKQGPDPRFNGLAEFGSYDRSNYRASYGGTFGSLRLNFGYEYFSAENRYPVPESAANRDAEGLLFNGDTATSNYYGSAVLELDDNNTLSLDAYKISSRRGLLYFGFPLQRDRLDHDVLNIGLSWRSLLNGSENSILRTTLSYNQDYFSTYGPTQNIFYRQGILNSQSIAARVEHEWQFNPTNNLRWGLDLRNRYLNGDVLSTAPDKIALNETEYHERFEGALFALNTWNINNAWQAELGLRQNVTSEYGSYLNPSVGLRWELSPNVALRGSWVSVQRNPGLDQLYVYDTVHNWLPNPDLEPETGSSWTAGVDVQFATNLTGQFTYFGSSLSDRLGIQVGRWANIGLVNTNGLEAALRWQIAPQWSTFLNYTYTDARIASGIEQGLQLGFVPYSVAQLGIGYQSEGWQVNLFASYFSGARRAFFNTPGDSNTDFSPSWLNLDVGVQIPLLSNLALTLYVENLADVAYEKSNRIYHPGRTYRIGITSDF from the coding sequence GTGAAAATATCGTTTTCTTTATTTTGGATTACATTACTAAATTTAGCTTTTACGACTTTTGCATTGACTGCTGTGGCAGAAGAAACGCAACAAAGTTTAAATAATACTATATCTAAAACAACTTTATTAAAACTTTTACGACAATATCGGTCTAATATTCCTCAACTTAGTGAAGTCAAACAACCACATACAAGAGCAGAATTATTAACTCAGCAGCTACCAACAATTAATAGTCCATCCGAACCTATCATCGTAGATGATGAAATTTTAATTGAAGTAGAAGGCGTACGAGACACCTTTCCTACTACCTCGACGCCGATTTATGAATTTACTGAAGAAGACATTCAAAGGCAAAGACCTAACAGCTTAGCCGAAGTATTACGCAACTTACCAGGTTTTGCAATTAATGATGTTGGCTTTGGTGCAGATATCCATACAGGGACATTCTACCGAGGAAATTCAATTAATCAATCAGTATTTCTCCTCAATGGTAGACCGATTAATACTAACATCAGCACCTATCACGGTAACATTGATCTTAATAGCATTCCCGTTGATGCAATTGAAAGAGTAGAACTCTCAAGTGGTACAAGCTCAACTTTATACGGTTCAGAAGCTTTTGGTGGTGTTGTCAATATTATTACTAAACAGGGACCAGATCCTCGGTTCAATGGTTTAGCAGAATTTGGTTCATACGATCGCTCTAATTATCGTGCTAGCTATGGTGGAACTTTTGGTTCTCTCCGGCTAAATTTTGGTTACGAATACTTCTCTGCTGAAAACCGTTATCCGGTTCCAGAAAGCGCAGCAAACCGCGATGCTGAAGGATTATTGTTTAATGGAGATACTGCAACAAGTAATTATTATGGTAGTGCTGTTTTAGAGTTGGATGATAATAATACACTAAGTTTAGATGCCTACAAAATTAGTAGTCGTCGTGGTTTACTTTATTTTGGTTTTCCTCTCCAAAGAGATCGCTTAGATCATGATGTTTTGAATATTGGTTTATCATGGCGAAGTTTACTCAATGGTAGTGAAAATTCCATTTTAAGAACAACGCTTTCTTATAACCAAGACTACTTTAGTACCTACGGTCCCACACAAAACATTTTTTATCGTCAAGGTATCCTCAACTCACAATCAATTGCAGCACGAGTAGAACACGAATGGCAATTTAATCCAACAAATAACTTGCGCTGGGGATTAGATTTACGCAATCGATATTTAAATGGCGATGTTTTAAGTACTGCTCCTGATAAAATAGCCCTGAATGAAACCGAATATCACGAAAGATTTGAAGGTGCGTTATTTGCGTTAAATACTTGGAATATTAATAATGCTTGGCAAGCTGAATTAGGACTCAGACAGAATGTTACGAGTGAATACGGTAGTTATTTAAATCCAAGTGTCGGTTTACGCTGGGAGTTGAGTCCGAATGTTGCGCTACGTGGTAGCTGGGTTTCTGTACAGCGCAACCCTGGTTTAGATCAGCTATATGTTTATGATACCGTTCATAATTGGCTACCAAACCCAGACTTAGAACCCGAAACAGGTTCGTCATGGACAGCAGGCGTTGATGTCCAATTTGCAACTAATTTGACAGGACAATTTACGTATTTTGGTAGTAGTTTAAGCGATCGCCTCGGAATTCAGGTTGGACGCTGGGCAAATATTGGGTTAGTCAATACTAACGGGCTAGAAGCAGCGCTACGATGGCAAATTGCTCCCCAGTGGTCAACATTTCTTAACTATACCTACACAGATGCTAGAATTGCCAGTGGTATTGAACAAGGATTACAACTCGGTTTTGTCCCCTACTCTGTTGCACAACTAGGAATTGGTTATCAATCTGAAGGATGGCAAGTTAATTTGTTTGCGAGTTACTTCAGTGGTGCGCGTCGGGCGTTTTTTAACACTCCTGGTGATAGTAACACTGATTTTTCCCCATCTTGGTTGAATTTAGATGTTGGGGTGCAAATTCCTTTACTTAGCAATCTCGCGCTAACATTGTATGTAGAGAACTTGGCTGATGTTGCCTACGAGAAATCAAACCGGATTTATCATCCTGGAAGGACATATCGTATAGGTATCACCTCTGATTTCTAA
- a CDS encoding inorganic phosphate transporter yields MILQLGLTALLAFYVAWNLGANDVANAMGTSVGSKAVTLRQALIIAGVLEFAGAVLFGHEVSETLATKIINPSFFAAQPQVLLIGMFSVLLAAGLWLQIATSRGFPVSSSHAVVGAIAGFTWVAVGVQAIDWSLIGTISLAWVVTPLISGTIAALFYRIIKSSILDRQNSIQQLNEWIPWLSTALLSVFGIIALPKISQPIYTYFHEQLHWNIPKHDLPIGIGAIAAISLTMVSWKQLNGAKQDNIQVEKQLAKFQLLSACFVAFAHGSNDVGNAIAPLAVINYISLNSTVPVDGITIPLWILVLGGAGIVTGLAIWGKKVIATIGEGIIPLQPSAGFCAELATATTILLASRLGIPVSTSHALVGGVVGIGLVQGNKSIQFKTVQGIIMAWLITVPAGALLGATIFAIARYFL; encoded by the coding sequence ATGATATTACAGCTAGGATTAACCGCATTACTGGCATTTTATGTTGCTTGGAATTTAGGAGCAAACGATGTTGCTAACGCTATGGGAACCTCTGTTGGTTCAAAAGCTGTTACCCTCCGCCAAGCCTTGATTATTGCTGGAGTTTTAGAATTTGCTGGTGCTGTATTATTTGGTCATGAGGTATCAGAAACCTTAGCAACTAAAATTATTAATCCGAGTTTTTTTGCTGCACAACCGCAGGTTTTGTTAATTGGAATGTTTTCAGTACTGCTAGCAGCTGGATTATGGTTGCAAATTGCAACATCGCGGGGCTTTCCGGTATCTTCATCTCATGCAGTTGTTGGCGCGATCGCAGGTTTTACTTGGGTAGCTGTTGGTGTTCAAGCAATTGATTGGTCATTAATTGGTACTATTTCTTTAGCGTGGGTTGTCACTCCACTGATTAGTGGCACAATTGCAGCTTTGTTTTATCGCATCATCAAATCCTCGATTCTCGATCGTCAAAATTCTATCCAACAGTTAAATGAGTGGATTCCTTGGTTAAGTACTGCACTTTTGAGTGTTTTCGGCATCATCGCATTGCCAAAAATAAGTCAACCAATCTATACATATTTTCACGAACAACTGCACTGGAATATTCCTAAGCACGATCTACCAATCGGCATTGGTGCGATCGCGGCAATTTCACTGACAATGGTTAGTTGGAAACAACTTAATGGTGCGAAGCAAGACAACATTCAAGTTGAAAAACAGCTAGCTAAATTTCAGCTATTGAGTGCGTGTTTCGTGGCATTTGCCCATGGTTCTAACGATGTGGGAAATGCGATCGCGCCTCTAGCCGTAATCAACTATATCAGTTTGAATAGTACTGTTCCTGTAGATGGTATTACGATTCCTCTGTGGATTTTAGTTTTGGGTGGTGCAGGGATTGTTACAGGATTAGCGATTTGGGGTAAAAAAGTCATTGCCACGATTGGAGAAGGGATTATTCCACTACAACCGAGTGCAGGTTTCTGTGCTGAACTTGCCACTGCAACGACAATTTTACTCGCTTCGCGGCTGGGAATTCCGGTTTCTACCTCCCATGCCCTTGTTGGTGGAGTTGTCGGAATTGGGCTTGTACAAGGTAATAAGTCAATTCAATTTAAAACTGTGCAGGGCATCATCATGGCATGGTTAATTACAGTTCCTGCTGGTGCATTGTTGGGTGCAACGATCTTTGCGATTGCGCGTTATTTTCTTTAG
- a CDS encoding ABC transporter permease yields the protein MAVTKHPLPLRLKSSSNSSVSRQLMRIGFIMTLTFVLIAIFAPVFQAWGWIQNPLESLNNPSHVPPSAQYWFGTNREGYDVFSRTLYGTQVALQVVVLATVLSLVIGVPLGLVSGYLGGSLDRTLLFLMDTIYTLPGLLLSITLAFVVGRGIFNAAIAISISYIPQYYRVVRNHTVSVKTELFVEAAQAMGASTWRVISRYLFLNVIQSVPVLFTLNAADAILTLGSLGFLGQGLPPRVPEWGHDLRQALQALPTGIWWTAFFPGMALTLLVVGLSLLGEGLSEFINPHWRKQR from the coding sequence TTTAAAATCGTCTAGCAATTCCAGTGTCTCGCGACAACTGATGCGCATTGGGTTTATTATGACCCTGACTTTTGTACTAATTGCTATCTTCGCTCCTGTGTTCCAGGCTTGGGGATGGATTCAAAATCCACTGGAATCGTTGAATAATCCTAGTCATGTACCACCTTCAGCACAGTACTGGTTTGGCACAAATCGCGAAGGTTACGATGTTTTTTCCCGAACGCTGTATGGTACGCAGGTAGCTTTGCAAGTTGTTGTTCTTGCTACGGTGTTGAGTTTGGTTATTGGTGTGCCATTAGGACTTGTGAGTGGGTATTTAGGCGGTAGCTTAGATCGCACTTTGCTATTTTTAATGGATACAATCTACACTCTCCCAGGATTATTACTGTCGATTACACTGGCGTTTGTTGTAGGTAGAGGAATATTTAATGCAGCGATCGCTATCAGTATTTCCTATATACCGCAGTATTATCGGGTCGTGCGCAATCATACTGTGAGTGTCAAAACTGAATTATTTGTCGAAGCTGCTCAAGCTATGGGAGCATCAACTTGGCGAGTGATTTCGCGATACTTATTTTTGAATGTGATTCAGAGTGTTCCAGTATTGTTTACCCTAAATGCTGCCGATGCGATTTTAACGCTAGGAAGTTTGGGATTTCTGGGACAAGGTTTGCCGCCAAGAGTTCCTGAATGGGGACACGATTTACGTCAAGCATTACAAGCACTACCTACTGGCATTTGGTGGACAGCCTTTTTCCCAGGAATGGCATTAACATTACTTGTTGTTGGACTATCCTTGTTAGGTGAAGGCTTAAGTGAATTTATTAATCCCCACTGGCGCAAGCAGAGGTGA